Proteins encoded within one genomic window of Saccharomyces paradoxus chromosome V, complete sequence:
- a CDS encoding uncharacterized protein (similar to YER076C), with protein sequence MTSGYYAVSFFYAILLLCACTHAEIYLTGGESQGLPSGFWKMYDNLAIAPVSMVEFYQTVGLTANGTVPESFNKRDATEYPTIISNITTQAANFTQHILVEQLQNDVTAISISNAINVAVDGSVETPADLQYKRNQETGESTLCRAKFCGVEVRTWSRLYNGAVSSTTLMANLNSCIAQWVAWAVHGNDGKKYCGSQEFTNIFLDGQEGWSLFVKTWSTNSNCDTTASEENLTCAVRASVSSMHNHGKTAFCVTYSHGGSWRAELRVVANDAWSRYYPWSIDCPSVDTNNMGINDCFDQAQG encoded by the coding sequence atgaCCTCAGGATATTATGCcgtttcatttttttatgcGATCTTATTGTTATGCGCATGCACACATGCTGAGATCTACCTGACGGGTGGTGAAAGCCAGGGCTTGCCATCAGGATTCTGGAAAATGTACGATAATTTGGCAATCGCTCCTGTTTCCATGGTTGAATTTTACCAGACAGTAGGATTAACTGCAAATGGTACTGTCCCTGAATCCTTCAACAAGCGTGATGCTACTGAATACCCCACCATTATTAGTAATATAACTACTCAAGCGGCCAATTTCACTCAGCATATTCTCGTCGAGCAACTACAAAATGATGTCACGGCAATAAGTATCAGTAATGCCATCAATGTAGCCGTCGACGGTTCTGTTGAAACACCAGCAGACCTGCAGTACAAACGCAACCAGGAAACTGGTGAATCTACCCTCTGTAGAGCCAAGTTTTGCGGGGTAGAGGTAAGAACTTGGTCTCGATTGTACAATGGGGCCGTCTCTTCCACAACGCTTATGGCTAATTTGAACAGCTGCATAGCGCAATGGGTAGCATGGGCCGTTCATGGGAACGATGGGAAGAAGTATTGTGGCAGCCAGGAGTTCACGAATATCTTTCTTGATGGGCAAGAGGGTTGGAGTTTGTTTGTCAAGACGTGGTCAACAAACAGTAACTGTGATACCACAGCctctgaagaaaatttaacgTGTGCAGTTCGTGCTTCAGTATCCAGTATGCACAATCATGGCAAGACAGCATTTTGTGTTACCTATAGCCACGGTGGTTCTTGGCGTGCCGAGCTGAGAGTAGTTGCCAATGATGCTTGGTCTCGTTATTATCCCTGGAGTATTGACTGTCCATCAGTTGACACAAATAATATGGGTATTAATGACTGCTTTGATCAGGCGCAAGGTTAA
- a CDS encoding uncharacterized protein (similar to YER076W), with protein sequence MQLLYKFSYGYVKTLNNAAKLLGAAKLLSAAKLLGAAKLLESIASCIRCSRITSVNDLNQFVFQFTAVFFTN encoded by the coding sequence ATGCAGTTATTATACAAGTTTAGTTACGGTTATGTGAAGACTTTGAATAATGCTGCAAAACTGTTGGGTGCTGCAAAACTGTTGAGTGCTGCAAAACTGTTGGGTGCTGCAAAACTGTTAGAAAGCATTGCCTCTTGTATAAGATGTAGTCGCATTACTTCAGTTAATGACTTGAACCagtttgtttttcaattcacGGCTGTATTCTTCACTAATTAA
- the MRX1 gene encoding Mrx1p (similar to YER077C), with product MLSRINIALNLTESLLRRSFHSLTNLRKTQVKERLHELERHGFILNKTSKQLERINSKKRRQLKKLQKTAYPKDQAFHILRKFHKINNETLADTKLGPTSQSDLKFLSLTKDKRLFYTILGVNGEQLRDSKLIANDVQKFLKRGQLEKAVFLARLAKKKGVVGMNLIMKYYFEVVQSQQSAVDIFNWRKKWGVPIDQHSITILFNGLSKQDNLVSKKYGELVLKTIDSLCDKNELTEIEYNTALAALINCTDETLVFKLLNIKCPGLKKDSITYTLMIRSCTRIADEKRFMVVLNDLMNKIPDYCVDSKLLFEYCEVICSQKSPNIEKQGMGLWALCEYFQFDKTIFKKYLTQSDIPTLVPLSHWNINKPFPLNKHVVGLFMNYCLKNKEYDLAMEIFQTLEAQSNQMLDQSIYHKYMETVITTRPTTCGDECLDIYERVASSAQISITRRTLILVYNAFQRQSLKAVINKDASNAEATLHKIRGFIDSVEATYSSKLNGKVYGFNSWKFLFPILKNLNMNDKVSTVELKSILDEYLKSLLKGEFGKEFKASIEDKRFVTLEGIRLVKILTERIKLPSLDSEEITSLKGTERKKFLARRLLLRLKQILLEDLADIEGNSRRKGDSENTSTSEECIMEDLAELILETSYDKF from the coding sequence ATGCTATCCCGAATAAACATTGCACTCAATCTCACAGAGTCTCTACTGAGAAGGTCTTTTCATTCATTGACAAATCTGCGGAAAACTCaagtaaaagaaagactTCATGAGCTAGAACGTCACGGTTTCATATTAAATAAAACGTCCAAGCAATTGGAGAGAATAAATtctaagaaaagaagacaattgaagaaattacaAAAGACAGCATATCCCAAGGATCAAgcttttcatattcttcgaaaatttcataaaataaataatgagaCATTAGCAGATACAAAACTGGGGCCAACTAGCCAAAGCGACTTGAAGTTCCTATCCTTAACCAAAGATAAGAGACTCTTTTATACCATACTAGGCGTCAATGGAGAACAGTTACGTGATTCCAAATTAATCGCCAATgatgttcaaaaatttttgaaaagaggaCAACTGGAAAAAGCTGTCTTTTTGGCTAGGCTagctaaaaagaaaggcgTCGTTGGGATGAATTTGATtatgaaatattatttcGAAGTTGTGCAGTCCCAACAAAGTGCTGTAGATATCTTCAATTGGCGAAAAAAATGGGGAGTCCCTATTGATCAACATTCCATCACAATCCTCTTTAATGGGCTCTCAAAACAAGACAATTTGGtctcaaaaaaatacgGAGAACTTGTTTTGAAGACTATAGATAGTTTGTGTGACAAAAATGAGCTCACGGAAATAGAATATAATACCGCTTTGGCGGCACTGATAAATTGTACCGATGAAACACTAGTGTTCAAACTTCTTAATATAAAGTGCCCAggtttgaaaaaggataGTATTACATATACCTTAATGATAAGATCTTGTACTAGGATTGCCGATGAGAAACGTTTTATGGTGGTACTCAATGATTTGATGAATAAAATACCAGACTATTGTGTCGATTCTAAATTGTTATTTGAGTACTGTGAAGTAATATGTAGCCAGAAGTCACCAAATATTGAGAAGCAAGGAATGGGACTATGGGCCCTCTgtgaatattttcaatttgataAGACCATTTTCAAGAAGTATTTGACACAAAGCGATATTCCTACATTAGTTCCACTAAGTCATTGGAACATCAATAAGCCCTTTCCTCTCAACAAACATGTTGTGGGATTATTTATGAATTACTGTTTGAAAAACAAGGAATATGATCTTGCTATGGAAATATTTCAGACATTAGAGGCACAGAGCAACCAAATGTTAGATCAGAGCATATATCACAAATACATGGAAACTGTCATAACAACGAGGCCCACCACTTGCGGGGACGAGTGTCTGGACATTTATGAACGGGTAGCCTCGTCGGCACAAATCTCAATAACCAGGAGGACGTTAATTTTGGTGTACAACGCATTCCAAAGACAAAGTCTCAAGGCCGTTATAAACAAAGATGCATCAAATGCTGAAGCTACTTTGCACAAGATTCGGGGGTTTATAGATAGCGTAGAGGCCACATACTCATCAAAGTTGAACGGCAAAGTTTACGGGTTTAATTCATGGAAGTTCCTGTTTCCTATCCTTAAAAATCTGAACATGAATGATAAAGTGTCTACAGTGGAACTGAAAAGTATACTAGATGAATACTTGAAATCTTTGTTGAAGGGTGAGTTCGGGAAGGAATTTAAAGCGAGCATAGAAGACAAGCGCTTTGTTACGTTGGAGGGAATTCGTTTAGTCAAGATTTTAACCGAGAGAATCAAGCTTCCGTCACTGGATAGTGAGGAAATAACCAGTTTAAAAGGCACggaaagaaagaagtttCTTGCCAGAAGGCTCCTTTTGAGGCTGAAGCAAATATTACTGGAAGATTTAGCGGACATTGAAGGCAACTCAAGAAGGAAGGGTGATAGCGAAAATACAAGTACCAGTGAAGAGTGCATCATGGAGGACTTGGCCGAGCTGATACTTGAAACCAGCTATGACAAgttttaa
- the ICP55 gene encoding aminopeptidase (Mitochondrial aminopeptidase~similar to YER078C), with amino-acid sequence MLHRINPVRFSLQSCQRHFSKLISPLEQQKSHPFTNRVRIPIEAGQPLHETRPFLIKSGELTPGIPALEYYERRIRLAETLPPKSCVILAGNDIQFASGAVFYPFQQENDLFYLSGWNEPNSVMVLEKPTDNLSDTIFHMLVPPKDAFAEKWEGFRSGVYGAQEIFNADESASISDLSKYLPKIINRNDFIYFDVLSTSNSSSSNFKHIKSFLDGSGNSNRSLNSIANKTIKPISKRIAEFRKIKSPQELRIMRRAGQISGRSFNQAFAKRFRNERTLDSFLHYKFISGGCDKDAYIPVVATGSNSLCIHYTRNDDVMFDDEMVLVDAAGSLGGYCADISRTWPNNGKFTAAQRDLYEAVLNVQRDCIKLCKANNNYSLHDIHEESITLMKQELKNLGIDKVSGWNVEKLYPHYIGHNLGLDVHDVSKVSRYEPLKPGQVITIEPGLYIPNDESFPSYFRNVGIRIEDDIAIGEDAYTNLTVEAVKEIDDLENVMQNGVSTKFKEDEMAPL; translated from the coding sequence ATGCTACATAGAATAAACCCAGTACGGTTTTCTCTGCAATCTTGTCAAAGGCACTTCTCGAAGTTGATATCGCCACTGgaacaacaaaaaagtcATCCTTTTACTAATAGAGTCAGAATCCCTATTGAGGCAGGCCAGCCATTGCATGAGACAAGGCCGTTCCTTATCAAGTCAGGCGAGTTGACACCAGGTATTCCAGCCCTGGAGTACtatgaaagaagaattaggTTGGCGGAAACCTTGCCTCCCAAAAGTTGTGTGATTTTAGCTGGTAATGATATCCAATTTGCATCTGGAGCAGTATTTTACCCCTTCCAACAGGAAAATGACTTGTTTTATCTTAGTGGTTGGAACGAACCTAATTCAGTCATGGTTTTAGAAAAGCCAACTGATAACTTAAGTGATACAATTTTCCACATGCTGGTCCCACCAAAGGATGCATTTGCCGAAAAGTGGGAAGGATTCAGGTCTGGCGTTTATGGTGCTCAGGAAATTTTCAACGCTGATGAATCTGCTTCCATTAGTGATTTGTCCAAATACTTGCCCAAAATAATTAACAGGAATGACTTCATCTATTTTGATGTGTTATCGACTTCTAATTCAAGTTCATCCAATTTTAAGCACATCAAGAGCTTCTTGGATGGCAGTGGGAATAGTAATCGATCTTTGAATTCCATTGCGAACAAGACTATCAAGCCCATTAGTAAAAGAATTGCAGAGTTCCGTAAGATCAAATCTCCTCAAGAATTGAGAATTATGAGAAGGGCGGGCCAAATATCAGGAAGATCGTTTAACCAAGCCTTTGCCAAAAGGTTTAGGAATGAGAGAACTTTAGATTCCTTTCTTCATTACAAATTTATATCCGGTGGCTGTGATAAAGATGCATATATTCCCGTGGTCGCTACGGGTTCGAATTCTTTGTGTATCCATTACACAAGAAACGATGATGTTATGTTTGACGATGAAATGGTTCTTGTAGACGCCGCAGGTTCCTTGGGTGGTTATTGTGCTGATATTTCGAGGACGTGGCCCAATAATGGGAAATTCACCGCTGCACAAAGAGACCTCTACGAAGCTGTATTAAATGTCCAGCGTGACTGCATCAAACTGTGTAAAGCTAACAATAACTATTCTCTCCACGATATTCATGAAGAGAGTATTACGTTGATGAAACAAgagctgaaaaatttaggCATAGATAAAGTCTCCGGTTGgaatgttgaaaaattatacCCCCACTATATTGGCCATAATTTAGGTCTAGACGTTCACGATGTGTCTAAAGTTTCCAGGTACGAACCACTGAAGCCTGGTCAAGTTATCACTATTGAACCGGGTTTATATATTCCTAACGATGAATCATTTCCATCTTACTTTAGAAATGTCGGAATAAgaattgaagatgatataGCCATCGGTGAAGATGCCTACACTAATTTAACGGTTGAAGCAGTAAAAGAGATTGACGATTTAGAAAATGTCATGCAGAATGGCGTATCtacaaaattcaaagagGACGAGATGGCACCATTGTAA
- a CDS encoding uncharacterized protein (similar to YER079W): MPDSSHSISSKDIASAISLYDQSIYTNNRSANLDLDQRSMSPSNIAYGEDRITRTNSGCSITSGASMIATKDGIQGSNVKRDGIPKYSLNLLNSMVRKQYDHNNGTKSPTSKTNNMVDPKNKKKDKKKKNDKDDEFKVAHNQSKKFYKLNTTSNSNLTSDSTTSLSDQFYFQKSNADSAPLDNANYPHSDHSPSLNSMDNTTKHSSNVHT; encoded by the coding sequence ATGCCTGACTCATCACATTCAATAAGTTCAAAAGATATTGCATCTGCTATCTCTCTCTATGATCAATCCATTTACACTAATAATAGGTCTGCTAACCTGGACTTAGACCAGAGATCAATGAGCCCTTCCAATATTGCTTACGGTGAAGATAGGATAACAAGAACGAACTCGGGTTGTTCCATCACATCAGGCGCCTCAATGATTGCCACAAAGGATGGTATTCAGGGGAGTAATGTCAAAAGAGACGGGATTCCGAAATATTCACTTAATTTATTAAACTCCATGGTTCGAAAACAATACGATCACAATAATGGAACAAAGTCTCCTACTTCAAAGACTAACAATATGGTTGACccaaagaacaaaaagaaggacaaaaaaaagaagaacgaCAAGGATGATGAATTTAAGGTGGCCCATAATCAGAGCAAAAAGTTCTACAAACTCAACACCACTTCCAACTCTAATCTTACCTCTGATTCTACGACTTCATTATCGGACCAGTTTTATTTCCAGAAAAGTAACGCTGATTCTGCTCCGTTGGACAATGCAAATTACCCCCACTCCGATCATTCCCCTTCTCTAAACTCTATGGATAATACTACAAAGCATAGCAGTAACGTGCACACTTGA
- the AIM9 gene encoding Aim9p (similar to YER080W): MIRYTVAGSSRRSALGVSRRVGTIKYITTITTTPKRFISSKPNEVFTKLTNDNDPKRDAFFKYTWGSWLKNDKQQKEKRFTKFSIEGLNRILNDVYIQSNEMAKAPDGKILPPVFNKNLTVSLVNNVIPKNIGKINPNEKVQVTTLSSIHEGKHHRIYKVDTNLNKAFILRIPYPLENENALSYRIRSEVATMDFADLKLGIKVPKIFCYGVNSLNPIRQPFVLQQFIEGDLLMKDWDPLMEDGSSNQEKFDNVIKQVSDFQSKLISLKLNAFGSIYFNNDFKDGHDKEFVRENIYDGETNPDLQNRWKIGPSVERCLWRHKSHLDFQKQMEPLLGPWSKKSPMDIIKNTGLLEAENAKTRLAKKEAGSSPELVCSRTLEEQVTTYENLAKIAPDLFNVKTKAIPNMQELLSPRLFHPDLDPMNIIVNKEAQEAYLLDFEGACAKPFILQNSPQFIAYDGPKIYDLKEDITDYDKLSEAEKAQYQFMYKRTRNQHQWEKKLNDNNPQLITAVAPPVKLLRSPYIAAVERKTEEEYLLIDESLLQLKEVWDIFAQNDLVNQKKFPLTYSKEDIERHVEDLQKLHEKLISTPFAATQGWIPQDMFDQLLKSGSIVKQENGDYTVKQPEPTK; this comes from the coding sequence ATGATTAGATACACTGTCGCTGGCTCTTCCAGAAGAAGTGCGCTAGGAGTTTCCAGAAGAGTGGGTACAATTAAATATATCACCACCATCACTACTACCCCCAAAAGATTCATTTCCAGTAAGCCAAATGAAGTCTTTACCAAGCTAACAAATGACAATGATCCAAAAAGAGAtgcctttttcaaatacaCGTGGGGCTCATGGCTTAAGAATGATAAGcaacaaaaggaaaaaagattcACCAAGTTTTCGATTGAAGGTTTAAATCGCATTCTTAATGACGTCTATATTCAATCTAATGAAATGGCTAAAGCCCCCGACGGTAAGATCTTACCGCCAGTATTCAACAAGAACTTAACCGTCTCATTAGTCAATAACGTTATACCAAAGAATATAGGAAAGATCAAcccaaatgaaaaagtcCAAGTAACCACATTATCCAGTATTCACGAAGGCAAACACCATAGAATATACAAGGTGGACACGAATTTGAATAAAGCGTTTATCTTGAGGATTCCTTACCCActggaaaatgaaaacgcTCTATCATACAGAATAAGAAGTGAAGTAGCAACCATGGATTTTGCTGACTTGAAGTTGGGCATTAAGGTTCCCAAGATTTTTTGTTATGGTGTCAATTCTTTAAACCCTATAAGGCAGCCTTTTGTCTTGCAACAATTTATCGAAGGTGACCTGTTGATGAAAGATTGGGATCCATTAATGGAAGATGGTTCTTCCAATCAAGAGAAATTTGACAATGTTATTAAACAAGTTTCCGATTTCCAGTCGAAGTTAATATCACTGAAATTAAATGCATTCGGATCCATATATTTCAACAATGACTTCAAGGACGGACATGATAAGGAGTTTGTTAGGGAAAACATATACGACGGAGAAACTAATCCAGACTTACAAAATAGATGGAAAATTGGGCCATCTGTGGAAAGATGTCTTTGGAGACATAAATCACATTTGGATTTTCAGAAACAAATGGAACCACTTTTGGGCCCATGGTCAAAGAAGTCGCCAATGGACATAATTAAGAATACTGGCCTattggaagctgaaaatgCTAAAACTAGATTGGCCAAGAAAGAAGCGGGGAGTTCACCTGAATTGGTGTGTTCTCGAACTTTGGAGGAGCAAGTAACCACATATGAAAATTTAGCCAAGATTGCACCGGATTTATTCAATGTCAAGACCAAAGCTATCCCGAATATGCAAGAATTATTGTCACCACGTTTGTTTCATCCTGATTTAGACCCCATGAATATCATTGTTAACAAAGAGGCACAGGAAGCTTATCTATTGGATTTTGAAGGAGCTTGTGCCAAGCCTTTCATTTTACAGAATTCGCCACAATTCATCGCCTATGATGGGCCCAAGATTTATGACCTAAAGGAAGACATAACCGATTATGACAAATTATCTGAAGCGGAAAAGGCGCAATATCAATTCATGTATAAGCGCACCCGTAATCAACATCAAtgggagaaaaaattaaatgacAATAATCCTCAATTAATCACTGCGGTCGCTCCACCCGTCAAGTTACTGAGAAGCCCATATATCGCAGCAGTCGAAAGAAAAACGGAAGAAGAGTACTTATTAATCGATGAATCACTATTGCAATTGAAGGAAGTGTGGGACATCTTTGCCCAAAATGATTTGGTgaaccaaaaaaagtttccTCTAACCTACAGtaaagaagatattgaaaGGCATGTTGAAGATTTGCAAAAATTACACGAAAAGCTAATCTCTACGCCATTTGCTGCTACTCAAGGCTGGATTCCTCAAGATATGTTTGACCAACTGTTAAAATCTGGCAGTATTGttaaacaagaaaacgGAGATTACACCGTGAAGCAACCTGAACCTACCAAATAA
- the SER3 gene encoding phosphoglycerate dehydrogenase SER3 (3-phosphoglycerate dehydrogenase~similar to YER081W): MTSIDINNLQNTFQQAMNMSGSAGAVCTSPTQSFMNTVPQRLNAVKQPKILKPFSTGDMKILLLENVNQTAITIFEEQGYQVEFYKSSLPEEELIEKIKDVHAIGIRSKTRLTSNVLQHAKNLVCIGCFCIGTNQVDLDYATSRGIAVFNSPFSNSRSVAELVIAEIISLARQLGDRSIELHTGTWNKVAARCWEVRGKTLGIIGYGHIGSQLSVLAEAMGLHVLYYDIVTIMALGTARQVSTLDELLNKSDFVTLHVPATPETNKMISAPQFAAMKDGAYVINASRGTVVDIPSLIQAVKANKIAGAALDVYPHEPAKNGEGSFNDDLNSWTSELVSLPNIILTPHIGGSTEEAQSSIGIEVATALSKYINEGNSVGSVNFPEVALKSLSYDQENTVRVLYIHQNVPGVLKTVNDILSNHNIEKQFSDSNGEIAYLMADISSVDQSDIKDIYEQLNQTSAKISIRLLY; encoded by the coding sequence ATGACAAGCATTGACATTAACAACTTACAAAATACCTTTCAACAAGCCATGAATATGAGCGGCTCTGCAGGCGCTGTTTGTACTTCGCCTACTCAATCTTTTATGAACACCGTTCCACAGCGTTTGAATGCTGTAAAgcaaccaaaaattttgaagccTTTCTCAACAGGTGACATGAAAATCTTATTACTAGAAAACGTCAATCAAACTGCCATTACGATTTTCGAAGAGCAAGGTTACCAAGTCGAATTCTATAAATCTTCATTGCCCGAAGAGGAGTTGATCGAAAAGATCAAGGACGTTCATGCTATTGGTATCAGATCAAAAACCAGATTAACTTCAAATGTCCTACAACATGCGAAGAATCTGGTTTGTATTGGCTGTTTCTGCATCGGCACTAACCAAGTTGACCTAGACTACGCTACCAGCAGAGGCATTGCTGTTTTCAACTCgcctttttccaattcaagATCCGTAGCGGAATTGGTTATCGCTGAAATCATTAGTTTAGCAAGACAATTAGGTGACAGATCTATTGAATTACATACTGGCACATGGAATAAGGTTGCTGCCAGATGTTGGGAAGTAAGAGGAAAAACTCTTGGTATTATTGGGTACGGTCACATTGGTTCCCAACTATCAGTTCTTGCAGAAGCCATGGGGTTGCATGTGTTATACTATGATATTGTAACTATCATGGCCTTGGGTACTGCCAGACAAGTCTCTACCTTAGACGAATTACTGAATAAATCTGACTTTGTGACATTGCATGTTCCAGCTACTCCTGAGACCAATAAAATGATATCTGCTCCACAATTTGCCGCTATGAAGGATGGCGCTTATGTCATTAACGCTTCAAGAGGTACTGTCGTAGACATTCCATCTTTGATCCAAGCTGTGAAAGCCAACAAAATTGCGGGGGCTGCTTTGGATGTTTATCCTCATGAACCAGCTAAAAATGGTGAGGGTTCATTTAACGATGACTTGAATAGCTGGACTTCTGAATTGGTTTCGTTACCAAATATCATCTTGACACCACACATTGGTGGGTCTACAGAAGAAGCCCAAAGCTCAATCGGTATCGAAGTGGCTACCGCATTGTCCAAATATATCAATGAAGGTAACTCTGTCGGTTCAGTCAACTTCCCAGAAGTGGCATTGAAGTCATTGTCTTATGATCAAGAGAACACCGTACGCGTGCTGTATATTCACCAAAATGTACCAGGTGTTTTGAAGACTGTCAACGatattttatcaaatcataacattgaaaaacaatTTTCTGATTCAAACGGTGAAATTGCTTATTTAATGGCCGATATCTCTTCTGTTGACCAAAGCGATATTAAAGATATTTATGAGCAACTAAATCAAACTTCCGCTAAGATCTCAATCAGATTACTGTATTGA